The nucleotide window CCAAACATTCCAGATCTTGTATTAAGCATTCTTGCAACTGTTCCATCTAAACAATCAAATACAACTGCTAGAAGTAGTAGTTGTGCAGATAGTATGTTTTCACCTTTTAGTATGAAAAACATTGCCAGAAATCCACATAAGGCATTGGCAATGGACATGCAGTCTGCAATGGTAATCATTTTTAGTATGTTTGTTTCCATTTACTTTGATGCCCCTACATAATTTTATTAATATATTAATTATGTATTTTCTTTAATAAGTCTTTTTTTAACATAATTGATTTTTTTCAAATAACAACTCTTATTTTAAATAGTATTTCTATAAATAATTATAAAAATACAATACTTATTTAAACATTGTTTAATTTAATATATATAATTTTATAAAAATATGTAAATTCATAAAGATAATACTTCAAAAAGTAGATAATCATAACAATAATAACAACAAAACAATAGAATATATTAATATTTAAAAAAAACTAAAATCTGGCAAAAAAAATATGATGATATACGATGATGACTTTATATTGGAAGATGATTCACTAGTTCTAGGAATAGATGAAGCAGGACGAGGATCAGTACTAGGACCACTAGTAGTAGGAGCAGTACTAGTTCCACGAAAAAAACTAAGATTTCTAAAGAGAATGGGAGTTAAAGATTCAAAAAAACTCACATCAAAAAGACGAACAGTAATAGCACGAAAAATAAAAAAACTAACAACATTTACAACAAGAATAATACCGGCTGAAAAAATCGATGAAATGCGTCTTAATTCAATAAATCTAAATCAGATAGAAACAAATGCAATGGAAGATATAATAGGTGAGTTAATGCCAGATGCATGTATAATAGATTGTATAGAATCAAATGAAGATAAATTCACAGAAACAATAGAGGAATTCATAAAAACAATACAAAAACCAGACATGCCAATACAGATAATGACAAAACACAAAGCAGATGAAAAATATGACATAGTCTCAGCAGCATCAATAATTGCAAAAACAACACGAGATAAAGAACTTGAAAAGATAAGATCAGAATATGGAAAGCTAGGATCAGGATATCCGAGTGATCCTGTAACACGAAACTATCTAAAAACACTTGATGAAGATAACTATCCATGGTTTGTAAGAAAAACATGGAATACAATAGATTCTATACAACATGAAAATCATGAAGAAAAATAACTATATCTAAGTTTATAATTATGATAGCTTTATTATTAATTAAACTAAGATATATTAAACATTAATAAGTAAGGTTTAATAATTTATATAAAACCTTCAAAACACTCAAAAGGGAGTTAATAAAATGGATGTTATAACATTAATCATATCATATGTTAATGACTTAATAAGCATGTTCCAAAGTGGTGGAGTTATTGTTTATATCTTAACAGTAATAGGATTATATGGATTATTTATTTCAATAGATAAAATGTTATATCTTCGTAAAGCTTCTATGATTGACTTATCAGAATTAATGATAATAGTTAATGATTCAATGGCACATGGAGGATCACTTGAAGCCCTACGTGCTATTGGTAAGTATAAAACACCAATTTCTCGTATAATCTCAGAAGCATTAAAGATAGGATATAGAGGAAAATCAGAAGTAGAAGATAACATGGAGCAAGTATTTATTGTTGAAATGTCTAAGATGATGAAAGGTCTTTCAACAATACAGACAATAATTGAGATAGCTCCTCTTATAGGACTTATTGGTACAGTTCTTGGAATGTGGTATACATTTAAAGATCTTGGAATGAGTAGTGATATGTCATTACTTGCTGGTGGAATATATATTTCAATAATTACAACAATCTTTGGACTTGCAGTGGCAATTATATTAATACCATTTTACAGTTACATCAAAACAAAAATTGAAGTACAACTTGACAATATTGAAATTGCAAAGAAAATGAGTAACTGGAGTCGTGCAGAGATGAAAGTGTGGATTGAAACAGATAAAGAAGAAGTTATTGAAGCACTACAAGATTCACCAGGTGTAATACAAGTAAAAGAGATAGATGATGAACAGGCAAATCTTAGAGTTACAATAAAACCTAACATGCTTGAAAAAGGTATTAAAACAATTATACGTGAACGTTCTGATACTTCAAATAGAATCGTTGAAAGTAAACTTAAACAATAAGATTTACATGAAGGGGATCTAAATGAGTATTGACACAAAAAGATTTAAAGATAAGCTTAATGAGAAAAGTCCAGGTATTAACATAGTACCTCTTCTTGATGTAATTTTTACAATCATGATCTTTCTACTTGTAATGCTAAGTCAAACATCAATGGATGTTCCTGACCATTATTCACAAGATCAAGTATCAGCAAAGCCTACATCATCATCTGGAACATCTGAATATTATCTTATTCCACTTAATAATTTACAACATGTAACAGTAAATGGTGTAGATTACTCCAAATATATTCGTGGAGATTCAATTGCTGTACATACACGTGTAATGGATGAGGGTAAAATAGAGATGGATTCATCAACAGGAACAATAAATATTCAAGCACCACCTGATCTTGTTGATAAGGCAGTGAAAGCACCAGCATCTGGTTAGTAAATCATGTGACTTAAAAATTAAAAGATAAATAAAATAACAACTATAGTATAATTAATAAGTTATTAAAATTTAAATTATGAGATGAAAAAATGTATTTAGGAAGAATCGTATCAATAGGAAGTAATGAAAATGGTGTATATGCATCATACCGTGTATCAAGCAGATCATTTCCAAATAGAAAATCAATTGTAAATGCTAATAAAGTAGCTATTGTTCCAACAGAAGGATCAGAAGAAGATATCTATAAAAACATATACATAAGTTACAACTGTATTGATATAATTGATGATATATGTGTAATTACAAATGGTTCACATACAGATATTATTGCAGGAAAAATCCGTGAAGGAATGAATATGAGAGATGCTCTTGCATTATCACTTCTTGCAATGGACTATGAAAAAGATGAATATCACACACCAAGAATTGCTGGTGTAATTAATACAAAAGGTGAAGGATTTATAGGTATCATAACTGATAGTGGTATTGAAGTTAAAAAAGTAAATCCTAATGAATCATACTACATTTCAGTATATGAACAAACAACACCTATGGAAGTAGAATATCCTGTTAAAGATGCTCATCAAGCAGCAGAATACATATATGATCAAGGAGTATTTAAAGAATTTACAAATCCTGTAACATCATGTGCTGCATTTGGTAAGTCAAATGGATGGGAAATTGACTTTAAAAACCCACAAGAATAATTAAAAAGATAATATCCATTTATTATTAATTATTTTTTTAATCTTCTTTTTTTCTCTTTTTTTTTATTAAATTATTTATTTAAAACAACCCCTTTTTAATATAACTTGCAAAATTTAATCTTTATTTTATAAAAAAAAAATAAAATAGTAAAAAAGGGATAAATTAGGGTGGTTAGTTTGTAGAATTACTACTACTATTATTTAAAACTATATCATCACTACTTGTATCAACTACTTTTGATGGATTAATTATTGAGTTAATAAAGTCCCATATTTTTGCAAATAGAGTCTGACCATCATCTGAGTTAACATAATTTGATATTTGTGATTGATAATTATTTGCTTGATCTTGTACAGATTGTGATTGTGATACACTATCTGCAATATTATCAACACTACTGTTTGTTATGTTAATATTCTTATTTTCTGTAATATTTGTAATGATATTAATAATAGTATTTTTATCTGTTGTATTTTCCTCAGCAGCTTTCTGTTTTGCCTCAGATACAACATCTGCAACATCATCTGCTGATACATTACTTTCATTTACAACCTGTGTTTGTGTATAAATTTCCTTATTTGCAGCATCTTTAAGTTCATCTGGAATTTCTTTTCCTGAAGCTTTTTCATATGATTTCATTACACCTGCAAGTGCTGATTCACCAGTTGCAGTTGTAGGTGATGTAACAACAACATAACCTTCACTAATACCTGATGAATTAAGTGCTGATTTATACATACTTTCTGTTACTAGTGTGATTTTTGAATCATCAACATCAACTTTAAGACTTCCTTTCTTATTTAAGTCTACCATAGCACATGAAAGAATTTGATTTTCATTGTATGTTCTACCACTAATGTCTGATGTAATCTTATTTACATCGTTTGCTGTGATAATAGTATCTTTTACATTACTAAGACTACCACTAGTTTTTGATTTAAAGTAGTCATCTACAATATCCTTATAATTTGCATTATCATAAGTTGTCTGTCCATATGTTATTGCAATATCATCACCACCACTTGATGATGAATTTGGACTTATAATGTTTGTAACAGAATCTAGTGGAACAAATAGTCCAAAGATTATGAATACAACAAGAACAACTCCAATAATCTTACCTGCTCCCATAGTTTTATACCTCCATAAAATACTATGTAGTATGAAAATTAAGGATTATACTTTTGTAGGCTTTTTATCTCCAAGAAGAAGAACACGACTTTTTTCTACCTCATCAACTATTTCAAGACCACTTTTTTGGGCAACTTCTTGTGCAAAGTTTTGAATATCTACAGTTTTAGGCATATTTTCCCATTCGAGTCTATTTCTTGAATCTCCAACGAACATGTATGCTTTTATTTCAACATAGTCAATGTCAGCATTGCTGATAATTTTTGCATATTCATCAGTATTTGACATGTTAAG belongs to Methanosphaera sp. and includes:
- a CDS encoding MotA/TolQ/ExbB proton channel family protein; this translates as MDVITLIISYVNDLISMFQSGGVIVYILTVIGLYGLFISIDKMLYLRKASMIDLSELMIIVNDSMAHGGSLEALRAIGKYKTPISRIISEALKIGYRGKSEVEDNMEQVFIVEMSKMMKGLSTIQTIIEIAPLIGLIGTVLGMWYTFKDLGMSSDMSLLAGGIYISIITTIFGLAVAIILIPFYSYIKTKIEVQLDNIEIAKKMSNWSRAEMKVWIETDKEEVIEALQDSPGVIQVKEIDDEQANLRVTIKPNMLEKGIKTIIRERSDTSNRIVESKLKQ
- a CDS encoding IMP cyclohydrolase, whose translation is MYLGRIVSIGSNENGVYASYRVSSRSFPNRKSIVNANKVAIVPTEGSEEDIYKNIYISYNCIDIIDDICVITNGSHTDIIAGKIREGMNMRDALALSLLAMDYEKDEYHTPRIAGVINTKGEGFIGIITDSGIEVKKVNPNESYYISVYEQTTPMEVEYPVKDAHQAAEYIYDQGVFKEFTNPVTSCAAFGKSNGWEIDFKNPQE
- a CDS encoding DUF1002 domain-containing protein codes for the protein MGAGKIIGVVLVVFIIFGLFVPLDSVTNIISPNSSSSGGDDIAITYGQTTYDNANYKDIVDDYFKSKTSGSLSNVKDTIITANDVNKITSDISGRTYNENQILSCAMVDLNKKGSLKVDVDDSKITLVTESMYKSALNSSGISEGYVVVTSPTTATGESALAGVMKSYEKASGKEIPDELKDAANKEIYTQTQVVNESNVSADDVADVVSEAKQKAAEENTTDKNTIINIITNITENKNINITNSSVDNIADSVSQSQSVQDQANNYQSQISNYVNSDDGQTLFAKIWDFINSIINPSKVVDTSSDDIVLNNSSSNSTN
- a CDS encoding biopolymer transporter ExbD, with translation MSIDTKRFKDKLNEKSPGINIVPLLDVIFTIMIFLLVMLSQTSMDVPDHYSQDQVSAKPTSSSGTSEYYLIPLNNLQHVTVNGVDYSKYIRGDSIAVHTRVMDEGKIEMDSSTGTINIQAPPDLVDKAVKAPASG
- the rnhB gene encoding ribonuclease HII, with amino-acid sequence MMIYDDDFILEDDSLVLGIDEAGRGSVLGPLVVGAVLVPRKKLRFLKRMGVKDSKKLTSKRRTVIARKIKKLTTFTTRIIPAEKIDEMRLNSINLNQIETNAMEDIIGELMPDACIIDCIESNEDKFTETIEEFIKTIQKPDMPIQIMTKHKADEKYDIVSAASIIAKTTRDKELEKIRSEYGKLGSGYPSDPVTRNYLKTLDEDNYPWFVRKTWNTIDSIQHENHEEK